The following proteins come from a genomic window of Malus domestica chromosome 02, GDT2T_hap1:
- the LOC139191192 gene encoding probable disease resistance protein At5g66900, with the protein MNIDYCHDLVELPAELCDLVHMKMLSITNCHKLSALPEEIGKLENLDVLRLRSCTDLVRLPVSIENLAKLCCLDMYDCFGIRKLPEGIGNMSGLRKIYMGQCSRLKELPLSAWDLDEQLEEVICDEEKKHLWESFLARDKIKVAKEKPI; encoded by the coding sequence ATGAATATCGACTATTGCCATGATTTGGTGGAACTGCCTGCCGAGCTCTGTGATCTTGTTCATATGAAGATGCTCAGTATCACCAACTGCCATAAGTTATCTGCCTTGCCTGAAGAGATCGGAAAGCTGGAGAATTTGGATGTACTGCGACTAAGGTCCTGTACAGACTTGGTAAGGCTTCCGGTCTCGATTGAGAACCTTGCTAAGTTGTGCTGTCTTGACATGTATGATTGTTTTGGCATTAGGAAGTTGCCTGAAGGCATTGGTAATATGAGCGGTTTAAGAAAGATCTACATGGGACAATGCTCAAGATTGAAAGAGTTGCCTCTGTCAGCGTGGGATCTTGACGAGCAGTTAGAGGAAGTGATTTGTGATGAAGAGAAGAAACATTTGTGGGAATCCTTCTTAGCCAGAGACAAAATCAAGGTGGCAAAAGAAAAACCAATCTGA
- the LOC103402729 gene encoding probable disease resistance protein At5g66900 yields the protein MNGAGGLIGGAALGTAFNVLYDVLDELITKNVIFKPLLKEIKSRLDSLAPLLKDIEKSNKKLDLSDKELVNLKEHLEEGVEVVQKCKKVRWWSVYKRYKYANRLIDWDGSLQRLLEILNVQGIRDMKDSSLSVRNIENALSRIESNMVIPKQPDSEAWCAVPQLPPLVVGLDVPLRELKRILLKDQNVSMVVLTAPGGCGKTTLATKFCQDTDVKDTFKDNIFFVTVSKKPKLENIVHDLYQRKGFPVPTFQNEVGAVTLLQLFLKEVGQNPLLLVLDDVWSGSESLVEKFHQIKTENHKFLVTSRSEFRGYGIPYHLQSLDHDNAMKLFHHSASLGDKSSHIPKDLSEKIVERCKGFPLAITVVGRSLCGEPIEIWQKRVIEWSKGFSILDSETELLLCLERSLGALDKEMAAIKECFLDLGSFPEDQRIPAAALIDIWAELHDVDTDIECIANLYELTKRSLANLLVTRKDKMEGDGYYSEHFVTQHDVLRELAIYNTKKGPVEHRKRLIIDICGDNLPKWWREQKHQPMKARLLSITTDEGFSTKWHKMQMPEVEVLVLNFQTKNYGLPESVVNMDELKAVIVTNYGFLPAELSNFQLLSSLPNLKRIRLERISILSITKNPIQLASLKKISLFMCNIGQAFNNCSISISSAFPNLEEMNIDYCSDLIELPAEVCDLSKLRKLSVTNCHKLSALPEGIGKLENLELLRLRSCTELSKLPTSLKNLGKVNFLDISDCFSIKVLPEDIGEMSSLRKINMRQCSRLQELPPSVMDLEQLEEVVCDEETKDLWESFSSCLNNVRIIVDKENMNLNWLHKTHF from the exons ATGAATGGAGCAGGCGGCCTTATCGGCGGGGCTGCTCTCGGAACAGCGTTCAATGTGCTGTATGATGTCCTCGATGAGCTGATTACCAAGAATGTAATTTTTAAGCCCCTCCtcaaagagatcaaatccaggTTAGACTCTTTGGCACCATTGTTGAAAGATATAGAAAAATCCAACAAGAAATTGGATCTATCGGATAAGGAACTGGTAAACTTGAAAGAACATTTGGAGGAGGGCGTAGAGGTCGTTCAGAAGTGCAAAAAGGTTCGATGGTGGAGCGTGTACAAAAGATACAAATACGCCAACAGGCTGATTGACTGGGATGGATCTCTTCAACGACTTTTGGAAATACTAAACGTTCAGGGAATAAGGGATATGAAGGACAGCTCCCTTTCGGTGAGGAATATAGAGAATGCGCTCAGCAGAATTGAATCGAATATGGTGATACCAAAACAACCCGACAGTGAAGCTTGGTGTGCAGTACCTCAACTTCCGCCGCTTgtggttggattggatgttcCTCTAAGGGAGTTGAAGAGGATTCTTCTAAAGGACCAAAATGTTTCAATGGTTGTGCTGACTGCTCCCGGAGGATGTGGGAAAACTACTTTGGCTACAAAGTTTTGTCAAGACACGGATGTCAAAG ATACATTCAAGGATAATATCTTCTTCGTCACGGTTTCGAAAAAGCCTAAATTGGAAAATATTGTTCACGATCTATATCAACGCAAGGGTTTCCCGGTACCTACTTTCCAAAACGAAGTCGGTGCAGTGACGTTGCTGCAACTTTTTCTGAAGGAAGTAGGGCAGAATCCTTTACTGCTTGTCCTGGATGATGTTTGGTCTGGATCAGAATCCCTTGTGGAGAAGTTTCATCAAATCAAAACGGAAAATCACAAGTTTTTGGTGACATCTAGGTCTGAATTTCGGGGATATGGTATCCCTTATCATTTGCAATCATTGGATCATGACAATGCGATGAAGCTTTTTCATCATTCAGCATCCCTTGGAGATAAGAGCTCTCATATTCCAAAAGATCTTTCAGAAAAG ATAGTTGAGCGTTGCAAGGGATTTCCACTTGCCATTACAGTGGTGGGGAGATCGCTTTGTGGGGAGCCTATAGAGATATGGCAAAAAAGAGTAATTGAATGGTCCAAAGGTTTTTCTATTCTTGATTCAGAGACTGAATTGCTTTTGTGCCTTGAACGAAGCTTGGGTGCCTTGGATAAAGAAATGGCTGCCATCAAGGAATGTTTCTTAGACTTAGGTTCATTTCCGGAAGACCAAAGAATTCCAGCTGCTgccctcattgatatctgggcAGAGTTACATGATGTAGATACAGATATAGAGTGCATTGCAAACCTGTACGAGCTAACCAAACGAAGTCTAGCCAATCTTCTTGTTACAAG GAAGGACAAGATGGAGGGGGACGGATACTATAGTGAGCACTTTGTTACCCAGCATGATGTTCTTCGGGAGCTGGCTATCTACAACACAAAAAAGGGACCGGTTGAACATAGAAAAAGACTGATTATTGACATATGTGGAGACAATCTTCCAAAATGGTGGAGAGAACAGAAGCATCAGCCGATGAAGGCCCGCTTATTATCCATAACAACTG ATGAAGGGTTTTCAACTAAATGGCACAaaatgcaaatgccagaagttgAGGTTTTAGTATTGAATTTCCAGACAAAGAACTATGGTTTACCCGAATCTGTGgtgaacatggatgaattgaaggCTGTGATAGTCACAAATTATGGTTTCTTACCTGCTGAATTGAGTAACTTCCAACTTTTGAGTTCGTTACCAAATCTTAAGAGAATCAGATTAGAACGCATCTCAATTCTTTCCATAACCAAGAATCCCATACAATTGGCGAGTCTGAAGAAGATATCCTTGTTCATGTGTAATATTGGTCAAGCTTTCAATAACTGTTCCATCTCAATCTCATCAGCATTCCCGAATCTAGAGGAAATGAACATCGACTATTGCAGTGATTTAATTGAATTACCCGCCGAGGTTTGTGATCTTAGTAAACTAAGGAAGCTCAGTGTCACCAACTGTCATAAGTTATCTGCCTTGCCTGAAGGGATTGGAAAGTTGGAAAATTTAGAATTGTTGAGGCTAAGATCCTGCACAGAACTGTCAAAGCTTCCAACCTCGTTGAAGAACCTTGGAAAGGTAAACTTTCTTGATATATCTGATTGCTTCAGCATCAAGGTGTTGCCCGAAGACATTGGTGAAATGAGTAGTTTAAGAAAGATCAACATGAGGCAATGCTCAAGGTTGCAAGAGCTACCTCCATCAGTCATGGATCTTGAGCAGTTAGAGGAAGTGGTCTGTGATGAAGAGACAAAAGATTTATGGGAATCTTTCTCGTCGTGTCTCAACAACGTAAGGATAATTGTGGACAAAGAGAATATGAACCTAAATTGGCTCCACAAGACTCACTTCTGA